GGCGCGGCAAGTAACGCAGGTGCTCGGGACCTTTGCCGGTGCCTGTCTTACCATGGCAACGGACGCACAACTTCTCATACAGGTTATCGGCTGCCGCCTTGGTCATCGGAGCAACAGGTCGGCTCGGCGGCGGCGGGATTTCCGTCTTCTCTCCTCTCGGGATGCCGACGAAGGCGGCGAAGACCAGATCGAGAAGCCCTTCGCGTTCCTCGGCATGCAGGAGACGACCGTAAGGGGGCATGCTCGTCCCCGGTATCCCCTTCTCCACGCTGCGCCTCAGCCGCTCGTCCTCCACGCGCCGGAAGAAAGGAGCATTGCCGGTGAAGGCGCGGGGGAAACCGGCCAGGTTCGGCTGGATGACCCCGAAGCCGTCTCCCGCTGCCGCATGACAGCGCTGACAGAGAGCCATATACAGGTGCTTGACGGCCGGCGTCGCCGCACTGTCACCATCCTCGGCCTCGACAGGCTCCGCACCGCCGTGAACATCCTTGACGGGTCCAACGGCCGTGGATGTCAGGAAGGCGATCAGACGTTTCTCCTCCTCGGCGGGCATCGGGACCGTCGGCATCACCGCGCCCGGGATCTTCCGGCCAGGGCTGGCCATGAAGGCTTTCAGATATTCGGTCGAGCGCATATCCCCGATCCAGGTCAGGTCGGGGGCGATGCCGCCGTCCTCCGATCGGAAGCGGTGGCACCCCAGGCACCGCCGTGCGGCCAGGACCTCCCCAGCCGGAGGGATGTCCTCCGGAACCGTGATCTTTACCTCCGGCAGGCGAACCTGCCCAGCCTGGACCTGCATCGGAGTGGCATAGAAGGGGTCCTTCACCCGGCTCTTGAGAAAGAAAGCGATTTCTCTCGCCTGGGTCGCCGAGAGGGGAAAACGCGGCATGATGGAGTTGGGCGGCTCTTTTTTCGGATCGCGTATCGCCTCGACGATTTCGTCCAGGCCGAGCTGATTCCCGACGTCGCTCAGGTCGGGACCGAAGCGGCCGCCCTGATCTCGCCCGGCAATATGGTGGCAGGTGTCGCAGGCGCTGGCCGTGAACCGCTCATATCCACGCCAGGCTTTTTCCGCCCCGGGAAGCGGGCTCGGCGGATGGCAACGAAAACAGCTTCCCGGCAGATCTTTTCCCGCCAGGACCCGGCGCGCCCCCTGTCCCGGCACTCCATGGGAGAGCACCGTGTCCAGGGCCATGCCTTCCCCCAGATGGCATCCGGTGCAGCCAAGTTTTTCCCGGGAATGAGGAGCGATATCCGGATGCGCCGCTCCGGTGCCAGGTCGTCCCCCCTCGACATGGCAGGTGGTGCAGTGCTCATGGACCGGCCGCCCCCCCAGGTTAATGACCATGTCGGCGACCTGATGAACGTGTCCCTGCCGCCAGCCGAAAAAGAGCGCAGTCAGGACGGCTACACCCGCCAGGCAGGCGGCAGCGAGAAAAAGGTGGTTGAGCCAACTGGGCTCCCGGATAGGCGTGCTTTCGGACATATTGGGCCGCTTTTTCATGGTTCGATACTGGAAGCCGGTTGAATCGGGCCTATAAATTCTCCGGTGCGGTTGCGGTGTAAGTTCCACCATCCGAGCGGGAAAGTTGCTCGATCCGACCCTTGCAGTTTACCTTTAATCGACGGTTCATATTCTCAAAAGAGCAGGATTTCCCTTGGGAATCTCGTCGAAAACAAAATAGCCGCACGGAAAGGAACCTTCCGCGCGGCTATCTCAATAGCGACGGGGAAGTCCCGTCAGGTGATCAGTTTCCGCCCGGAGCGTCGAATGCATACCCGCACGCAGGACATTTAATCTCCTGCGTGCTCACCGTCCCCGTCCCCGTCCCCGCACAGGCCGACAACGTCAACGCAACAAAACCGAGCACCAGAAAACGCATTGTCTTTTTCATTCCTCTACCTCCCTTCATTGAATCGGGTGGGATCATTCCACACCTTGAACATAAGAAAATACATATTTTGTGCCAAAAATAAAATCCTTTCATTTTCGGTGAGATACACAATAGCTCGGCAGCGGTTAATTATCAACTGTTGGATTTTCCACATTTAACTGTTGAAATCTCTACAGATTTTCCCCTCCAGTGAGACAATCCGATTGGTTTAGGAGGGGCTCCGCAGCTGTTAACTGGTATTGTGGAAAATATTGACTGAGATAAAGGGAAGGTATAATTCAGAAGCAGATAATGACTTTAAATGATTTGAGGCGCCTGTGAACTTCTACGATAAATACTGCCTGCCGCATCTTGTAAACTGCGCCTGCGGCTTGAAACCGATAGTCAGAATGCGGCAGAAAGTGGTGCCGTTGGCCGAAGGGGAAGTTCTTGAAGTCGGAATGGGCGGGGCGCTCAACCTCCCCTTTTACGATCCTGACAAGGTCGATCTCATCTGGGGCCTGGAGCCGTCGGAGGGAATGCGCAGGCTGGCCCGGAAAAACCTGCGGCGGACCTCGATCGATGTCCGATGGATCGCCCTGCCTGCCGGGGAGATCCCGCTGGAGGACGAAAGTGTGGACACCGTGCTGTTGACCTTCACCCTCTGCAGCATCCCCGACTGGCGTGAGGCCCTGCTGCAGATGCACCGGGTTCTGAAGCCGGAAGGAAGACTCATCTTCTGCGAGCACGGAGCGGCGCCCGACGAGGTCGTACGCCAATGGCAGGAGCGCCTCACCCCCTCTTGGAAACGAATTGCC
This is a stretch of genomic DNA from Desulfuromonas sp. TF. It encodes these proteins:
- a CDS encoding c-type cytochrome, which encodes MSESTPIREPSWLNHLFLAAACLAGVAVLTALFFGWRQGHVHQVADMVINLGGRPVHEHCTTCHVEGGRPGTGAAHPDIAPHSREKLGCTGCHLGEGMALDTVLSHGVPGQGARRVLAGKDLPGSCFRCHPPSPLPGAEKAWRGYERFTASACDTCHHIAGRDQGGRFGPDLSDVGNQLGLDEIVEAIRDPKKEPPNSIMPRFPLSATQAREIAFFLKSRVKDPFYATPMQVQAGQVRLPEVKITVPEDIPPAGEVLAARRCLGCHRFRSEDGGIAPDLTWIGDMRSTEYLKAFMASPGRKIPGAVMPTVPMPAEEEKRLIAFLTSTAVGPVKDVHGGAEPVEAEDGDSAATPAVKHLYMALCQRCHAAAGDGFGVIQPNLAGFPRAFTGNAPFFRRVEDERLRRSVEKGIPGTSMPPYGRLLHAEEREGLLDLVFAAFVGIPRGEKTEIPPPPSRPVAPMTKAAADNLYEKLCVRCHGKTGTGKGPEHLRYLPRPRNLTNHPYFDGMPDARLALTIRDGVPGTAMPSFGSRLSAAELWGLVDRVRIFSGEFDERIAEPRAPRMAP
- a CDS encoding class I SAM-dependent methyltransferase — protein: MNFYDKYCLPHLVNCACGLKPIVRMRQKVVPLAEGEVLEVGMGGALNLPFYDPDKVDLIWGLEPSEGMRRLARKNLRRTSIDVRWIALPAGEIPLEDESVDTVLLTFTLCSIPDWREALLQMHRVLKPEGRLIFCEHGAAPDEVVRQWQERLTPSWKRIAGGCHLDRPIPEYIEKAGFRIARMETGYSPGVPKIAGFNYWGSAAKDIA